Below is a genomic region from Azospirillum sp. B510.
GGGCTACCGTGACGGGCGTGAGAAGCCCTTTGCTGAACGCGACATCCGCGTCCGTGTGCGTGGCAAAGGCAAGTTTCGCACCTTCATTCCGCTGGAGGCGGCGCTACCCTCCTTCGACCTGCTGTGGACGTTTGCTAAGAACGCCCTGGGGCGGGAGCCGATCGACAGTGACCCCGTCTTTGTAACCACGCAGGGGAAGCGGCTGGACAGCGTGAAAAGGAGCCTGAGCGAGCTGCTGAGCGCATGCGACCTGCTAACCGATCATCGCGGCGTGCGTCGCACCTCCTACTCCTTCCGCCACTTCTACATCAGCCAGCAGTTGATGGCGGGAGTGGACATCTTCATCCTCGCGCAGAACACGGGCACGAGCAGCGACATGATCCACCGTTTCTATGCGGACGTGAAGCTGGAGTTGATGAAGGACCACCTGCGGCCGGAGTGGCAGAAGCTCCACGCCACAGTATGACGCACAGAGGCGGGCAAGGCGTCCAGCCCTACCCGCCTGCCCTCTCTGTCACTTCTTCACCGCAGTGCGCGGCTTCTTGGTCGGCTTGTTCTTCTGGTTGGCCTTCAGCGCAGCGTCCAGTTCGCCGGCGTTCACGGCCTGCACCAGCGTGTCGATCACGGCGGGAAGCGCATCCAGTGTGCCGACCTCCACGACCTTCTGACCGTTGGCGATCACGACGGGCGTGTTGCAGTAGCTCATCTGGAAAAGGTAGGCACCATTGACACCCTTCCAGAACCATTTCCGGGGCTGCTTGGAACGCTGAACCAGCACCCGCTGCCCATCCTGCTCCTCGTAATGGCGGACCATTACGGTGTGCTGCCGCCCCTCCAGTTCAGCGCGGACCATTTCCGCCTGCTGATGGAGGGACGCAATGACCTTTTCGCGCATCCGTCCTTCGGCGGAAACTTCCCGCTTCCGAGCCACGTTCACCAGCTTCAAAGTATCCAGCGCGCCCATGTTGTTCACCCTTTGTTTGCGTTGCTGGTCAACGTCTAACACGGGCAGGCCATATGTCTATCGATTTGATCGGAATATGGCAGGAGTTGGATAATCGAACTCGCCCATGGGGCGGTTGCTTATCTCCATGGCTTTCCCGATTGGTCATAAATAAAGACGGGTGCTAACGGGTTAGCTTATAATGGAGACGTTCTGTATGCGCTGGGTAGACATAGTTGGTTACGACATTTTTGAAGATATACAGGCGTTAAGGCATCAAGAGGATGCCATCAAGCGCCAACAACGCCAGATCAATATTCGCAAGAAGCAGGTTTCTGCCGCAAAGGCCAAAGAAGCCGCAACGCGCAAGCAGAAGGAACTATCGGACATTATGAGCAAAGGGATTTAATGATAGAGACTATGGGTGCCTTTAAAGGTCAGGGAGAAACGGAGCTGCAAAAGGCTTGGGTTCAATTTCTAAAAGAGCAACACCACAACATAGCAGTTTATCTGACCTTTAACGATTATATAAAGGCGGAAGCAGCGACGGAAATATTGCGCAGATACATGGCGAAGGTGAACGGTTTGATTGTCGGTCGCAATTGGGATAAGCGCAGCAACACACGCATAAAGGGCTTCTTTGCTATAGAACACATGAATAGCAACTTGCATTTCGGCGGAAGCGTACGTGTCACAGGAAGAGACGTATGGGAAGCTGCACGCATTATGTCAGCGGCTTGGACGGAAATGGTCCCAAAAGGCAGCAGCAACATCGGTCCGATCCGTGATGAGACAGCTTGCCATTTATACAATACGAAAGAGCTGCGCTCCGCGAGCGCACGCGACAACTGGATTGATACGGAGGTGTTTTGGATCAAATAGGCAGAAGGTAGTCTGCACTTACGCGAAGCGTTGCAGGCGGAGCGCTGCTGTTGTGGTAGTGGTTGCTGTGGGTTTTAACCCATAGCAACTTTTATCATGCAAAAAGATAACAAGAACTTCATTACATACAAAACCACCTATCACTCCACACAGCCCATAGGCAAATCTGTTACATATAAGCCCATCACCTACTATCTCGTACTGAAGCCCATTCCACAGAATCCATTGCCTACATGACAATTCGAACTGAGGGAATGGCTTTATAGAGATGCACTACGGGCTAAACAAACACCAACGAAGTTATTTTTGCTCCATACATAAACTAATTTACTTCATATAGGGAGATAAGGCATGTCGCTAATTGATTTTATATATGCAGAAATGAAGAAGCTTGGCTTAATGGAAAGCCAAAATGCATTCAGCGAGATATTCTTGGGGAAGAGCAAGCGTTATTACTCATTCTTATTAGCAACAAGGCGAGAGCCGCCATTGCATGTGCTAATTTCCCTGGGACTACGCCTAGCCGGGAAAATTCATGAGGGTTGGCGGGTGTAGCGGCATCCGTTGAGCGGCCGTAGGATTTGGGTGCTGACGCCAACTCCTGCCGTTTCCGGAGCGCCCACCCGCCATGGTTGATCATACCCTGCCGCTGCCCGGCCTGTCACCCGTTGCTGGAAAGCCGGTGATCGGGCGCTTTGATGGCGGCCGCCTGTCCTCCGATGGCGGGCTGCTGGTGCTGCGGGAGGTGGCGAAGCGGCTGCGGATTGCCGATCGGCTGGCCGCCTGTATTGAGGACCCGCGCGATCCAACGCGCACCGTGCATTCGCTGGCCGACATCATCGGCTTTCGCCTGCTGGCCATCGCGGCGGGCTACGAGGACGGCAACGACGCCGGCAGCCTACGCTCCGACCCGCTGTTCAAGATGGCCCTGGAACGCCTGCCGTCCGAGCGTGACCTTTGCTCGCAAGCCACCATCTCGCGCCTGGAGAACCTGCCGGATACCCGCGCACTGCTGCGCATGGGCCGAGCCATGGTCGATCTCTACTGCGCGTCCTTTCGCCAGGTGCCCAAGCGCATCGTGCTGGATGTAGACGACACCTTCGACACGGTGCATGGCGGTCAGCAGTTGCGCCTGTTCAACGCCCATTATGACGAGTACGGCTTCCAGCCCATCGTTGTCTTCGACGGCAACGGCCGCTTTGTCACCGCTGTGCTGCGCCCAGCCAAGCGGCCCAAGGGGACGGAGATCCGGACCTTCCTGCGTCGCCTGCTCCGCGCCATTCGGGCAAACTGGCCCAAGACCGAGATCCTGCTGCGCGCCGACGGCCATTACGCCTGCCCGGAGGTGCTGGACTGGTGCGAGGCGGAGGGGCTCGACTACGTGCTCGGTCTGCCGACCAGCAGCACACTGCGCCGTCACGTCACCACGCTGGAGGCCAGCACCGCGGCGCGCTTCCAGGCCATGCCCGGAGCCGACAAGGTGCGCCGCTTCAAGGAATTCTATGACGGGGCCAGCACCTGGAGCCGGGTCCGCCGCATCGTCGCGCGCGTCGAGGCAGGAGACCAGGGCACCGACAGCCGCTTCATCGTCACCAACCTACGCCACGGCACGGGTCGCTGGCTGTATGCCGGCCTGTATTGCGCGAGGGGACAGGCGGAAAATCATATAAAAGCCTGGAAATCCCACCTTGCCGCAGACCGGACCTCCTGCACCAAGGCGACGGCCAACCAGTTCCGCCTGTTCCTGCACGCCGGGGCGTACTGGCTGCTGTGGAGCCTGCGCTCGCTGATGCCGAAACGCTCCCGCTGGCGCACGGTGCAATTCGACACCTTGCGGCTGCGCTTGGTGAAGACCGCCGCGCGTATCGTGGAGATGAAGACGCAGATCAAGGTGCACCTGCCGACCAGCGCGCCTGATCAGGCGATCATCCACCTCGCCCTCGGCCGCATGCCCCGGCTCATCTGCTGAGCACCGGGGCAGCGTGCCCCAGCCGTCACCCAATCCCCTCCA
It encodes:
- a CDS encoding DUF6626 family protein, with translation MSLIDFIYAEMKKLGLMESQNAFSEIFLGKSKRYYSFLLATRREPPLHVLISLGLRLAGKIHEGWRV
- a CDS encoding IS1380-like element ISAzs3 family transposase, translating into MVDHTLPLPGLSPVAGKPVIGRFDGGRLSSDGGLLVLREVAKRLRIADRLAACIEDPRDPTRTVHSLADIIGFRLLAIAAGYEDGNDAGSLRSDPLFKMALERLPSERDLCSQATISRLENLPDTRALLRMGRAMVDLYCASFRQVPKRIVLDVDDTFDTVHGGQQLRLFNAHYDEYGFQPIVVFDGNGRFVTAVLRPAKRPKGTEIRTFLRRLLRAIRANWPKTEILLRADGHYACPEVLDWCEAEGLDYVLGLPTSSTLRRHVTTLEASTAARFQAMPGADKVRRFKEFYDGASTWSRVRRIVARVEAGDQGTDSRFIVTNLRHGTGRWLYAGLYCARGQAENHIKAWKSHLAADRTSCTKATANQFRLFLHAGAYWLLWSLRSLMPKRSRWRTVQFDTLRLRLVKTAARIVEMKTQIKVHLPTSAPDQAIIHLALGRMPRLIC